In Oryza sativa Japonica Group chromosome 2, ASM3414082v1, the following are encoded in one genomic region:
- the LOC4330383 gene encoding E3 ubiquitin-protein ligase Os04g0590900-like, with protein MAAMASSPPTTPNLGSQPTWVPYEPTRDCSQGLCSMYCPQWCYFIFPPPPPAFDITGSSSDDSSGPTFSPLVIAIIGVLASAFLLVSYYTIISKYCGTFSSLRNRLLGSSAHRGSGGGADGGDNSRSQEPWSVALSDGMDETLINKITVCKYRRGDGFVDSTDCSVCLGEFREGESLRLLPKCSHAFHVPCIDTWLKSHSNCPLCRCNIAFVTVGMVSPEPEARVPREDRRDNHELVLTIDNPEHVREEPQNVVTGVAVGNGGRNHEAKDGPGRSEDANGTAEIREDGALMPPTRAPSSLSDTHREGRMSIADVLQASLEDELMVARESGLLAGSSGSSRRCHGEHSKDGGGRSGRALPDGANMKRLAPAGRSCFSSRSGRGKDSVLPM; from the coding sequence ATGGCGGCAATGGCCTCTTCTCCCCCTACAACACCAAATCTCGGTTCGCAGCCTACATGGGTGCCCTATGAGCCAACCAGGGATTGCTCCCAGGGCCTCTGCAGCATGTACTGCCCGCAGTGGTGCTACTTCAtcttcccgccaccgccgccggccttcGACATCACCGGCTCCAGCTCCGACGACTCCTCCGGCCCAACCTTCTCGCCGCTCGTCATCGCCATCATCGGGGTGCTCGCGAGCGCCTTCCTCCTCGTCAGCTACTACACCATCATATCCAAGTACTGCGGCACCTTCAGCTCCCTCCGGAACAGACTCCTTGGCTCCAGCGCTcaccgcggcagcggcggcggcgccgacggcggagACAATTCCAGGAGCCAGGAGCCGTGGAGCGTCGCGCTGTCGGACGGGATGGACGAGACGCTGATCAACAAGATCACAGTGTGCAAGTACAGGCGCGGCGACGGCTTCGTGGACAGCACGGACTGCTCCGTCTGCCTCGGCGAGTTCCGCGAAGGCGAGAGCCTCCGGCTGCTGCCCAAGTGCAGCCACGCCTTCCACGTCCCGTGCATCGACACCTGGCTCAAGTCCCACTCCAACTGCCCGCTCTGCCGCTGCAACATCGCGTTCGTCACCGTCGGGATGGtctcgccggagccggaggccCGCGTTCCACGGGAGGATAGGAGAGACAACCACGAGCTGGTCCTGACAATTGACAACCCGGAGCATGTGCGCGAGGAGCCACAGAACGTGGTGACCGGTGTCGCCGTCGGCAACGGCGGCCGCAACCACGAGGCGAAGGATGGTCCGGGGAGGTCGGAAGATGCAAATGGCACAGCTGAGATCAGAGAAGACGGCGCCTTGATGCCGCCCACAAgggcgccgtcgtcgttgtcAGACACGCACCGTGAAGGCCGGATGTCCATTGCCGATGTCCTGCAGGCGAGCCTGGAAGACGAGCTGATGGTGGCCAGGGAGAGCGGCCTCCTGGCAGGCTCTTCGGGGTCCTCAAGACGGTGTCACGGGGAGCAcagcaaggacggcggcggccgcagtgGCCGGGCATTGCCGGACGGCGCGAATATGAAGAGATTGGCGCCGGCCGGGAGATCATGCTTCAGCAGCAGGAGTGGCAGAGGAAAGGACTCCGTTCTTCCAATGTGA